The following coding sequences lie in one Miscanthus floridulus cultivar M001 chromosome 9, ASM1932011v1, whole genome shotgun sequence genomic window:
- the LOC136481384 gene encoding protein ANTI-SILENCING 1-like, producing MDGNAEPIQFSWGKRRATGGVKMDIQFYGSFTLDNVKYSLYDCVYLFKHGETEPYIGKIVKIWEQNNAKKVKILWFFHPDEIQNYLRGPVMGKEIFLACGEGTGLADINPLEAVAGKCTVICISKDERNRQPSPQELDIADYIFYRFFDVKSLTLSDQLPDKIATVQVDVLLNPKDELVISSPGTNVPLNPNVDECMVAAVPAPPSAVKTEDRSQAAALPLPQPAFKEVDENPPATVPLSQSEVREEQKPTIAIPLSQPVVKKEDKKSVAAIPLSRSAVKEDEKPVASIAPPRSAVMENIPKHTQLQDAHAGERPPKKLKLSQVTTEQDIAPGTAEQRPLELPPKNIDRSKWFKIEWDDRLKMADDKGTLVYIQNLDIRFGPADIEELVRKALQLSCTAKPINHPTYDDPNNGKAYAIFKTKDAADAAISKINSGLVVGGRPLYCSKGLLEVPKPSVNLVGHLSSHVKIGQKQRDEQKKAVATSHCSQPNTIEYDLALEWMLLRERQDQSFRILHKKHRGQRACLQGSTRSPATTSGSAPTSRSAARHGKF from the exons ATGGATGGGAATGCTGAGCCAATCCAATTCTCATGGGGCAAGCGTCGAGCAACAGGTGGTGTCAAGATGGATATACAGTTCTATGGGTCCTTCACATTGGACAATGTGAAGTATTCATTGTATGACTGTGTCTATCTATTTAAGCATGGTGAAACTGAACCATACATTGGAAAAATAGTGAAGATTTGGGAGCAAAATAATGCTAAAAAAGTAAAAATTCTTTGGTTTTTCCACCCTGATGAGATTCAGAATTATTTAAGAGGCCCTGTGATGGGAAAGGAGATTTTTCTTGCTTGTGGTGAAGGTACTGGGCTTGCTGATATCAACCCACTG GAAGCTGTTGCTGGAAAATGCACTGTTATATGTATTTCAAAGGACGAGAGGAATCGTCAACCTTCTCCTCAGGAACTAGACATTGCTGATTATATCTTCTATAGGTTCTTTGATGTTAAAAGTTTAACACTTTCTGATCAATTGCCTGATAAAATTGCTACAGTGCAAG TTGATGTTCTGCTGAATCCAAAAGATGAGCTAGTCATATCCAGTCCTGGTACAAATGTTCCGCTGAATCCAAATGTGGATGAGTGTATGGTTGCCGCAGTACCTGCACCCCCTTCAGCAGTTAAAACGGAGGATCGAAGTCAGGCTGCTGCACTTCCCCTTCCGCAGCCAGCATTTAAGGAGGTGGATGAAAATCCGCCTGCCACAGTTCCCCTTTCCCAATCAGAGGTCAGGGAGGAACAGAAACCAACCATTGCGATTCCCCTTTCCCAGCCTGTGGTCAAGAAAGAGGATAAGAAATCAGTTGCTGCCATTCCCCTTTCCCGTTCAGCAGTCAAGGAGGATGAGAAACCAGTTGCTTCGATTGCCCCTCCACGGTCTGCAGTTATGGAGAACATTCCCAAACATACACAGTTACAGGATGCTCACGCTGGGGAGAGGCCGCCAAAAAAGTTGAAATTATCCCAAGTAACTACAGAGCAGGACATAGCCCCAGGGACTGCTGAACAAAGACCTTTGGAGCTACCGCCAAAGAATATC GACAGAAGCAAATGGTTTAAAATT GAATGGGATGACAGACTAAAGATGGCTGATGATAAGGGGACTCTTGTCTATATTCAAAATCTTGATATTCGGTTTGGACCTGCTGACATAGAG GAGCTGGTTCGTAAAGCATTACAGCTAAGTTGCACTGCGAAGCCCATTAACCACCCCACTTATGATGATCCAAACAATG GCAAAGCATATGCCATATTCAAAACTAAAGATGCTGCTGATGCTGCCATTTCAAAAATCAATTCTGGCTTGGTTGTTGGTGGAAG ACCTCTTTACTGCAGCAAAGGGTTACTTGAGGTTCCAAAACCTTCAGTGAATCTTGTTGGGCACCTCTCCTCACATGTCAAAATTGGTCAAAAGCAGCGTGACGAGCAG AAGAAGGCCGTAGCAACCTCACATTGTTCCCAGCCCAACACGATCGAGTATGACTTGGCCTTAGAATGGATGCTTCTTCGGGAAAGGCAAGACCAAAGTTTCAGAATACTTCACAAG AAGCACAGAGGTCAACGCGCATGCTTGCAGGGGTCAACGCGCTCTCCAGCAACGACATCAGGGTCGGCACCAACGTCGAGGTCGGCGGCGCGCCATGGAAAGTTCTAG
- the LOC136483439 gene encoding vacuolar-sorting receptor 1-like: MGSRSAGAMLWLLVCAALLLGCCQGRFVVEKNSLKVTAPDDLKGTYECAIGNFGVPQYGGTMVGFVAYPKANRKACKSFDDFDISYKAKPGAFPTFLLVDRGDCYFAKKAWNAQKAGAAAILVADDKDEPLITMDNPEESGNTDYLENITIPSALITKSFGDRLKKAIDKGDMVNVNLDWREALPHPDERVEYEFWTNSNDECGPKCDSQIDFVKSFKGAAQVLEKKGYTEFTPHYITWYCPEAFILSKQCKSQCINHGRYCAPDPEQDFSKGYDGKDVVVQNLRQVCVFKVAKEHKKPWLWWDYVTDFAIRCPMKEKKYTKECAEGVIKSLGIDHKAIDKCIGDPDADEENPVLKAEQDAQIGKGSRGDVTILPTLVINNRQYRGKLDKGAVLKALCAGFRETTEPAVCLSEDIQTNECLENNGGCWQDKAANITACKDTFRGRVCECPVVKGVKFVGDGYTHCEASGSGRCEINNGGCWKDTKNGRTYSACTDDGCKCPDGFKGDGKHKCEDIDECKEKTACQCKECKCKNTWGSYECGCSGGLLYMREHDTCISKNGASEAGWDFLWVVFFGLVAAGIAGYAVYKYRIRRYMDSEIRAIMAQYMPLDNQGDVQSHSHHIEM, encoded by the exons ATGGGGTCCCGATCCGCTGGCGCGATGCTGTGGCTGCTGGTGTGCGCGGCGCTCCTGCTGGGCTGCTGCCAGGGGAGGTTCGTGGTGGAGAAGAACAGCCTCAAGGTGACGGCGCCCGACGACCTCAAGGGCACCTACGAGTGCGCCATTGGCAACTTCGGGGTGCCCCAGTACGGCGGCACCATGGTCGGCTTCGTCGCCTACCCCAAGGCCAACAGGAAGGCCTGCAAGAGCTTCGACGACTTCGACATCTCCTACAAGGCCAAGCCGGGGGCGTTCCCCACCTTCTTGCTCGTCGACAGGGGAG ATTGCTACTTTGCAAAGAAGGCATGGAATGCACAGAAAGCAGGAGCAGCGGCGATCCTTGTCGCTGATGACAAAGACGAACCTCTAATTACAATGGACAACCCTGAGGAGAGTGGCAACACGGATTATTTAGAGAACATCACTATTCCTTCGGCGTTAATAACCAAGAGCTTTGGGGACAGGCTCAAGAAAGCAATTGACAAAGGTGACATGGTTAATGTGAATTTGGATTGGAGGGAGGCCCTGCCCCATCCTGATGAGCGTGTTGAGTATGAATTTTGGACCAACAGTAATGATGAATGTGGCCCAAAGTGTGATAGTCAGATTGATTTTGTCAAGAGCTTCAAAGGAGCAGCGCAGGTGCTTGAGAAGAAGGGCTATACGGAGTTCACTCCTCACTACATCACCTGGTATTGCCCAGAGGCCTTCATTCTGAGCAAGCAGTGCAAGTCCCAGTGCATCAATCATGGGAGATACTGTGCACCTGACCCGGAACAGGATTTTAGCAAAGGATATGATGGCAAAGATGTGGTGGTCCAGAACTTGCGCCAAGTTTGTGTCTTTAAGGTTGCTAAGGAGCACAAGAAGCCTTGGTTATGGTGGGACTATGTTACTGATTTTGCGATTCGGTGCCCAATGAAGGAAAAGAAGTACACAAAGGAGTGTGCTGAAGGGGTTATCAAGTCGCTTG GCATTGATCATAAAGCAATAGATAAGTGTATTGGTGATCCAGATGCTGATGAGGAAAACCCTGTTCTGAAAGCTGAACAGGATGCACAG ATTGGCAAGGGCTCTCGTGGTGATGTTACCATCTTACCAACTCTCGTAATCAACAATAGACAATACAGAG GGAAGCTTGACAAAGGAGCAGTTCTTAAAGCACTTTGTGCTGGTTTTAGGGAAACCACTGAGCCAGCTGTTTGCTTGAGTGAAG ATATACAAACAAATGAGTGTCTAGAGAACAATGGCGGCTGTTGGCAAGATAAGGCTGCTAACATCACTGCATGCAAG GATACCTTCCGTGGAAGAGTTTGCGAGTGTCCAGTTGTGAAAGGAGTAAAATTTGTTGGTGATGGCTATACTCACTGTGAAG CTTCCGGATCTGGGCGATGTGAAATTAACAATGGAGGATGCTGGAAGGATACCAAGAATGGTCGGACATACTCTGCCTGTACT GATGATGGCTGCAAATGCCCAGATGGATTCAAGGGTGATGGTAAGCACAAATGTGAAG ATATTGATGAATGCAAGGAAAAGACTGCATGTCAATGcaaagaatgcaaatgcaaaaacACATGGGGAAGCTATGAGTGCGGCTGCAGTGGAGGCTTGCTTTACATGAGGGAGCATGATACATGCATAA GCAAAAATGGAGCATCAGAAGCAGGCTGGGACTTCTTGTGGGTCGTCTTCTTCGGCCTTGTTGCAGCAGGAATTGCAGGATATGCAGTGTACAAGTACAGGATCCGG AGATATATGGACTCAGAGATCCGTGCTATCATGGCTCAGTACATGCCCCTGGACAACCAAGGAGATGTCCAGAGCCATTCTCATCATATTGAGATGTGA